The following proteins come from a genomic window of Limnohabitans sp. 103DPR2:
- the def gene encoding peptide deformylase has product MALLNILCYPDPRLHKVAKPVTEFDDKLRALIADMLETMYESQGVGLAATQVDVHQRLVVMDTSEERNQPVVLINPEITWFSEERVKGEEGCLSVPGIYDGVERAVAVKVKAADAQGQVRELEAEGLMAVCVQHELDHLMGKVFVEYLSPLKRNRIKTKMLKAQRDDA; this is encoded by the coding sequence ATGGCACTTTTAAACATTCTTTGCTATCCCGACCCCCGCCTGCACAAGGTGGCCAAACCCGTCACCGAGTTTGATGACAAGTTGCGCGCACTGATCGCAGACATGCTCGAAACCATGTACGAGTCGCAGGGTGTGGGCCTGGCCGCCACCCAAGTGGATGTGCACCAACGCTTGGTGGTGATGGACACGTCAGAAGAACGCAACCAGCCTGTGGTCTTGATCAATCCTGAAATTACCTGGTTCAGTGAAGAGCGCGTGAAGGGCGAAGAAGGCTGCTTGTCTGTGCCCGGCATTTACGATGGCGTGGAGCGTGCGGTGGCTGTGAAAGTCAAAGCGGCAGACGCGCAGGGTCAGGTGCGTGAGTTGGAAGCAGAAGGTTTGATGGCGGTTTGCGTTCAGCACGAATTGGACCACTTGATGGGCAAAGTGTTTGTGGAATATTTGTCCCCCTTGAAACGCAACCGCATCAAAACCAAAATGCTCAAAGCGCAAAGAGACGACGCTTAA
- a CDS encoding AzlC family ABC transporter permease: protein MFFKAENYRHPAFMEGLRDLAPQAPGVAAWGLMTGVAMVNSGMSVFEAIAMTLFVYAGSSQLAALPLIVAGAPVWVILATGFCVNLRFMVFSLHLRPYLMHLPRLERMVHGYLTTDISYVLFTRRFAKPSEEPAEQMTQAASLAGNTFIVWVSWMVASFFGIFLAKIIPTSWGLGFAGTLCLVGILCSLASTRMRIFAAAVAAATAIMAYHLPLKLNIVLAIGVAVVLSMSLESFQSKRAGAPA from the coding sequence ATGTTTTTCAAAGCTGAGAATTACCGCCATCCCGCCTTCATGGAAGGCCTGCGCGATTTGGCACCGCAAGCACCGGGTGTTGCCGCTTGGGGTTTGATGACGGGCGTGGCCATGGTCAACTCGGGCATGAGTGTGTTCGAGGCCATTGCCATGACACTCTTTGTGTATGCCGGCAGTTCGCAATTGGCGGCATTGCCTTTGATTGTGGCGGGTGCGCCGGTCTGGGTGATTTTGGCCACCGGCTTTTGCGTCAACTTGCGCTTCATGGTGTTCAGTCTGCACTTGCGTCCTTACTTGATGCATTTGCCACGTCTTGAACGAATGGTGCACGGGTATCTGACCACCGACATCAGTTATGTGTTGTTCACCCGCCGATTTGCCAAACCGAGCGAAGAGCCGGCAGAGCAAATGACGCAAGCTGCATCCTTGGCGGGCAACACCTTCATCGTATGGGTGAGTTGGATGGTGGCCAGTTTCTTTGGCATCTTTTTGGCCAAGATCATTCCAACGTCTTGGGGCTTGGGCTTTGCTGGCACCTTGTGCTTGGTGGGCATTTTGTGCTCTTTGGCCAGCACACGGATGCGCATCTTTGCAGCAGCTGTGGCTGCGGCAACGGCCATCATGGCCTATCACTTGCCGTTGAAGTTGAACATTGTGTTGGCGATCGGTGTGGCCGTGGTGTTGAGCATGTCGCTTGAAAGCTTTCAATCAAAACGTGCAGGAGCGCCGGCATGA
- the fmt gene encoding methionyl-tRNA formyltransferase, producing the protein MRVIFAGTPEFARSALAALHAAGHEIVGVFTQPDRPAGRGMKLQASAVKQFALAHNLPVVQPHSLKLDGKYPEEAAAAQAFIAQAQADVMVVAAYGLILPQWVLDAPKHGCLNIHASLLPRWRGAAPIHRAIEAGDAQTGVTIMQMDAGLDTGDMLLEETLPILTQDTTASLHDKLATMGAALIVKALTQVGQFKPVAQPTEGVTYAHKIEKAEAAIDWTLSAQQLSQRIRAFDPFPGMIAQMAGEMVKVWQAHVLTDVSVHASLAKPGTLLAIDESGLQVACGAGVLCLTQLQKPGGKRQPVADFVRHFKGTVGDVFQS; encoded by the coding sequence ATGCGCGTGATTTTTGCGGGCACTCCCGAATTTGCCCGCAGCGCATTGGCTGCTTTGCATGCAGCGGGCCATGAGATCGTGGGCGTTTTCACGCAGCCTGATCGTCCAGCCGGCCGCGGCATGAAGTTGCAGGCCTCCGCTGTCAAACAATTTGCACTCGCGCACAACTTGCCCGTGGTGCAGCCGCACAGTTTGAAGCTGGATGGCAAATACCCCGAAGAAGCCGCTGCAGCACAAGCCTTCATTGCGCAAGCGCAAGCCGATGTGATGGTGGTGGCGGCTTATGGTTTGATCTTGCCGCAATGGGTGCTTGATGCACCCAAGCACGGTTGCCTCAACATTCACGCCTCCTTGTTGCCTCGCTGGCGCGGCGCAGCCCCCATTCACCGCGCCATTGAGGCGGGTGATGCACAAACAGGCGTCACCATCATGCAGATGGATGCGGGCTTGGACACGGGCGACATGTTGCTCGAAGAAACATTGCCCATCTTGACGCAAGACACGACAGCCTCCTTGCACGACAAGCTGGCCACCATGGGCGCGGCTTTGATTGTCAAAGCGCTCACACAAGTGGGCCAGTTCAAACCTGTGGCGCAGCCCACTGAAGGCGTGACGTACGCACACAAAATTGAAAAAGCCGAAGCGGCCATCGACTGGACATTGAGTGCGCAACAGCTGTCACAACGCATTCGAGCCTTCGATCCCTTTCCTGGCATGATCGCTCAGATGGCTGGTGAAATGGTCAAGGTGTGGCAAGCCCATGTGCTTACAGATGTGTCTGTTCATGCAAGCCTTGCCAAGCCAGGAACCTTGCTGGCCATCGATGAGTCTGGCTTGCAGGTGGCTTGTGGCGCAGGTGTGCTGTGCCTCACGCAATTGCAAAAACCAGGCGGTAAGCGTCAACCCGTGGCCGATTTCGTTCGCCATTTCAAGGGCACGGTGGGCGATGTTTTTCAAAGCTGA
- the dprA gene encoding DNA-processing protein DprA: protein MVSTRESLQAWLRLSLTAGVGNKTARALLQGFGLPERIFQQSPAKLQTLVSPAISQQLCTLPAELEALLDVTWEWLNTPAPLRMASYKPRQTEGVVIGKRLLTLADPDYPQSLMLTPDPPLMLYAMGQTQHLHWLSPPPLQAPRALAIVGSRNPTPQGSLNAQDFAHSLSQAGLTVISGLALGIDTAAHKGALAGGTLANPLHTVAVVGTGLDRVYPHQNHALAQHIAQQGLLLSEYPLNTPAVMANFPKRNRLIAGLSQGCLVVEAALRSGSLITAKQAVDMGKEVFAIPGSIHTTVAKGCHDLIKQGAKLVDSAHDILEEMKDLPSPRMALKKSSPSDIATSATDNKDRRHSSPSHAQGIAAHLGHVPVGLDELQRRSGLPTSQLQAELFQMELAGTLGRLPGGLYQQLTRK from the coding sequence ATGGTTTCTACGCGCGAAAGTTTGCAAGCTTGGCTGCGCCTCAGCCTCACGGCAGGGGTTGGCAACAAGACGGCACGCGCTCTGCTGCAGGGCTTTGGCTTGCCTGAACGTATTTTTCAGCAAAGCCCCGCCAAGCTGCAGACCCTGGTCAGCCCCGCCATCAGCCAACAATTGTGTACCTTGCCCGCTGAATTGGAAGCCTTGCTCGACGTCACATGGGAATGGCTGAACACACCGGCACCTTTGCGCATGGCCTCTTACAAGCCCCGGCAAACCGAAGGCGTTGTCATCGGCAAAAGGCTGCTGACGCTGGCCGACCCAGACTACCCCCAAAGCCTCATGCTCACCCCCGATCCACCCTTGATGTTGTATGCCATGGGCCAAACGCAGCACCTGCATTGGCTCAGCCCACCACCCTTGCAAGCCCCGCGTGCTTTGGCCATTGTGGGCAGCCGCAACCCCACCCCCCAAGGCAGTTTGAACGCACAAGACTTTGCACACAGTCTGTCTCAAGCCGGCCTCACCGTCATCTCCGGCCTGGCGCTGGGCATTGACACAGCGGCCCACAAGGGCGCGTTGGCGGGTGGCACTTTGGCCAACCCTTTGCACACCGTGGCCGTGGTCGGCACGGGCCTTGACCGTGTGTACCCGCATCAAAACCATGCCTTGGCGCAGCACATTGCACAACAAGGCTTGTTGCTCAGCGAGTACCCCTTGAACACGCCGGCCGTGATGGCCAACTTTCCAAAGCGCAATCGCCTCATTGCTGGTTTGTCCCAAGGGTGCTTGGTGGTCGAAGCAGCCCTGCGCTCTGGCTCACTCATCACCGCCAAGCAAGCCGTCGACATGGGCAAGGAGGTGTTTGCCATTCCAGGCTCCATTCACACCACGGTGGCCAAAGGATGCCATGACCTCATCAAACAAGGCGCCAAGTTGGTTGACAGTGCACACGACATCTTGGAAGAAATGAAAGACTTGCCCAGCCCAAGGATGGCTTTAAAAAAATCTAGCCCAAGTGATATCGCCACATCTGCCACAGACAACAAAGACCGCCGCCATTCAAGCCCATCCCATGCACAAGGCATTGCCGCGCACTTGGGCCATGTGCCCGTTGGCTTAGACGAGTTGCAACGTCGAAGTGGCTTGCCCACCTCGCAACTGCAAGCAGAATTGTTTCAAATGGAATTGGCGGGCACTTTGGGGCGATTGCCTGGCGGCCTCTACCAGCAACTGACTAGGAAGTGA
- the secF gene encoding protein translocase subunit SecF, whose translation MEFFKIRKDIPFMKHALIFNVISLVTFLLAVFFLFSRGLHLSVEFTGGTVMEVSYSQPADLKQVRSVVSGLGYTDVQVQNFGTARDVMIRLPAQKGVSSAQQSDTLMAALKTQNAEATLRRTEFVGPQVGEELAADGLKALAFVVAGIMLYLAVRFEWKFSVAAIIANLHDVIIILGFFAFFQWEFSLAVLAAVLAVLGYSVNESVVIFDRIRENFRRYRKMNTVEIIDNAITSTISRTIITHGSTQIMVLSMLLFGGETLHYFAMALTIGILFGIYSSVFVAAAIAMWLGIQREDLIKAAPKKDEDPDDPNAGAVV comes from the coding sequence ATGGAATTTTTCAAAATCCGCAAAGACATTCCCTTCATGAAGCACGCGTTGATCTTCAACGTGATCTCGCTCGTGACTTTCTTGTTGGCCGTGTTCTTTTTGTTCAGCCGCGGTTTGCATTTGTCGGTGGAGTTCACCGGCGGTACCGTGATGGAAGTGAGCTACAGCCAACCCGCCGACTTGAAGCAAGTGCGCAGTGTCGTTTCGGGTTTGGGCTACACCGATGTGCAAGTGCAAAACTTTGGCACCGCACGCGATGTGATGATCCGCTTGCCAGCGCAAAAGGGCGTGAGTTCTGCGCAGCAAAGCGACACCTTGATGGCCGCTTTGAAAACGCAAAACGCCGAAGCCACTTTGCGCCGCACAGAATTTGTGGGCCCGCAAGTCGGTGAAGAATTGGCAGCCGATGGCCTGAAGGCTTTGGCCTTTGTGGTGGCCGGCATCATGCTTTATTTGGCAGTGCGCTTCGAGTGGAAATTCTCGGTGGCAGCCATCATTGCCAACTTGCACGACGTCATCATCATCTTGGGCTTCTTTGCATTCTTCCAGTGGGAGTTTTCATTGGCGGTGTTGGCTGCTGTGCTGGCCGTGTTGGGGTATTCGGTGAACGAATCGGTGGTGATTTTTGACCGAATTCGCGAGAACTTCCGACGCTACCGCAAGATGAACACGGTTGAAATCATCGACAACGCCATCACGTCCACCATTAGCCGGACCATCATCACGCACGGTTCAACGCAGATCATGGTGCTCTCCATGCTCTTGTTTGGTGGCGAGACCTTGCACTACTTTGCTATGGCCCTGACCATCGGCATTTTGTTTGGCATTTATTCGTCGGTGTTTGTGGCAGCCGCCATTGCCATGTGGTTGGGAATTCAGCGCGAAGACCTGATCAAAGCCGCACCCAAAAAAGACGAAGACCCAGACGACCCCAACGCTGGCGCTGTGGTCTAA